From Estrella lausannensis, one genomic window encodes:
- a CDS encoding GIY-YIG nuclease family protein, with protein sequence MLLGDLDFDPKLYIGEGDPLITRLLSHQTNKDFWDILIAFTSNDSSLNKAIIQYLESRLLSLAAKTSRFKIHNKNTPKAPSLSEMDTDVAEGFLAELLLCLPILGVSLDIPSKNEVSTDNYLHIKNSKGTLAKGVLTDDGFIVFKGSRASLEETPSFPLSLKAKRMELIDRGVLKDSGQGYYEFTCDHSFGSPSTAAGVVQGRSANGRPPPPPAVLIGKTQLAPP encoded by the coding sequence ATGCTGCTTGGGGATTTAGACTTCGATCCAAAGCTTTACATTGGAGAGGGGGACCCTCTAATAACTCGCCTGCTCTCGCATCAAACAAACAAAGATTTTTGGGATATACTAATCGCGTTTACATCTAACGATTCGAGCTTGAACAAAGCGATTATACAGTACCTAGAGTCTCGCCTCTTAAGCCTTGCAGCAAAAACAAGCCGCTTCAAGATCCACAATAAAAACACCCCCAAAGCCCCCTCCCTCTCCGAAATGGATACAGATGTTGCGGAAGGCTTTCTAGCAGAACTTCTTCTTTGCCTTCCAATACTTGGAGTGTCTCTCGACATACCTTCCAAAAACGAAGTTTCTACCGACAACTACCTACACATCAAAAACTCTAAGGGTACCCTAGCTAAAGGGGTGCTAACAGACGACGGATTTATAGTTTTTAAAGGCTCTAGAGCATCTCTAGAAGAAACCCCATCGTTTCCCCTATCTCTTAAAGCCAAGCGTATGGAGTTAATTGACAGAGGTGTCCTTAAAGACTCAGGACAGGGATATTACGAATTCACTTGCGATCACTCGTTTGGTTCCCCTTCAACCGCCGCAGGCGTTGTTCAAGGAAGATCCGCCAACGGCCGGCCCCCCCCCCCCCCGGCCGTATTGATTGGAAAGACGCAGCTGGCACCCCCTTGA